The Gemmatimonas aurantiaca T-27 DNA segment GCACCGTCGCGAGTGCACTGCTGGTGGCGGTGTTCCCCGTCTTCAGTCCGCTGGCCGCACAAACCGAGCGTCAGACATTGAGTGGGAGTCGCGTGGCCCTCTACAATCTCGTGGGTGAGGTCCGTATTGAACGAGGTCGAGGACGCAGCGTGGAGTTCGAGATCACGCGCCGTGGTGCGGATGCACGCCAACTGCGCATCGAAACCGGCGACGTGCGTGGTATCCCCACATTGCGCGTGATCTATCCCGACGATCAGATCGTGTATGATCGTGGTGGTGAACGGTCCTGGGGGTCGACGGATTCACGCATTCGTTCCGACGGCACCTGGGGCGGTGACAACGGATGGCGTGATGGTCGTCGGGTGCGCATCAGTTCGCGGGGCAATGGTCTCGAAGCCTGGGCCGATATTCGTGTGCTCGTGCCGGACGGTCAGAAATTCGACGCGAATCTCCTCGTGGGCGAACTCAAGGCCTACGATGTGGATGCCGACCTCTCACTCGATGCGGCATCGGCGCGCATCACGGCCGAGCGTGTGCAGGGTAACCTGGATATCGACAACGGCTCCGGCAGCATCGTGGTGCGTGATACGCGCGGTACATCGCTGCGACTGGACACCGGCTCGGGCGGTGTGACCTTCGATCGCGTGAAAGCCGATGACTGCTCCATCGATACAGGCTCTGGCAGTGTGACCGGGATCGGTGCGGCCTGCGAGCGGCTCGACATCGATATCGGCTCGGGCGGCGTGCGACTCGCCGAAACGTCCGCCGGATCGATCAGTGTGGACGCCGGCAGTGGCGGTGTCACGCTCGATCTCCGGCAGTCGCCGCGTTCCGTCTCGGTGGAATCGGGCTCCGGATCGGTGACCATCACCGTGCCATCCAACTTCGGCGCCACGGTCGATATCGAAACCGGCAGCGGTGGCATCACCACGGACTTCCCGATCACCACCAACCGCTTCGCGCGGCGCGAGTTGCACGGAACCATCGGCGATGGTCGTGGTCGGCTGCGCGTGGAAACCGGCTCGGGCGGCGTGCGACTGTTGCGGGGCAATTGAACGCCAGTCGCACGCGGAAACGCAGTGTGCGAATGACCAACGGGGCGTGCCGCTATCGGCTCGCCCCGTTGTGCATCATGGCACGCTGTACAACACCTCGAGCAGCCGTCCCGTGAACCCGAACTCCCATCCAGCGCCGTAGCGAATATCGGCTACCACCAGACGACCATTGAACGGGGTCACCACAATCGTGTCGCGCCAATTCACCGCCGGACGCTGTGTTTTGTTGGAGAATGCCATGACCACCAGTGCGGTGTCACCGCGCATCACCACCGTGTCGGGGCGCGCCTCGGTGCGTCCTTCGAACAGACTGCTGAAGGGATCTCCGTCGGCAAACGGTGGCTTGTCGTCGGGCGCCTCCTGCACCGCCACCCGCCGTTCTGCATCGGCATGAGCGAGGGCATCGGCGAGCGAGTCGGTGAGAAACGGACGCAACGCACGCAACGCGTCTTCATCGGGCACCCCACGCACGCCGAGAGCATCGAGCATGGCGTACAGTTGCATCGCGGTCTGCGACGGGGTGGTCGATCCCTTGGGTGCGCAGCCGGCGGTGAACATCAGGGCTGCGGCAGCCCCTCCAGCGAATCGGCGCAGTCTCGCGCCAACGGCCGTCGTCGGATGTTGTGCCATCACGCGGGCACCGTTTCGCGTTTCACGGCTTCACGCCGCGCGAGTTCGTTGCGCAGCAGCCAGACCGCAAACACCGCCTGCACCATGGTCGTGACCACCGAGAGCCACCAAAGGTGGCGCAGCTTGAAAGACGCCTGACGGGACAGCCACAGGGCCGGCAGGGCGAAGGTCAGCAGACGGGACGCGCTGCTGAGCAAGGATGGCAAGGTGTTGCCAAGTGCCTGAAACATGCCACTGCACGTGAAGTTGATACCGGTGGTGACGAAGTTCCACGAGATGATGTGCAGGAACTCCGCCGCCACGATCACGACCGCCGCTTCGTTGGTGAAACCCTGCACGAAGAGCTCCGGGTGCCACTGACACACCAGCGTCAGGACCACCATGAGTGCACTGCCCAAGATCGCCGCCCATCGGAACGTCTCGCGCACCCGATCGAGATGCCCAGCCCCCATGTTCTGGCCGGCGAGTGGCGCAGCGGAAAA contains these protein-coding regions:
- a CDS encoding DUF4097 family beta strand repeat-containing protein translates to MPRILPTRPSPRADIGSSATRSPHSTAMVIAGTVASALLVAVFPVFSPLAAQTERQTLSGSRVALYNLVGEVRIERGRGRSVEFEITRRGADARQLRIETGDVRGIPTLRVIYPDDQIVYDRGGERSWGSTDSRIRSDGTWGGDNGWRDGRRVRISSRGNGLEAWADIRVLVPDGQKFDANLLVGELKAYDVDADLSLDAASARITAERVQGNLDIDNGSGSIVVRDTRGTSLRLDTGSGGVTFDRVKADDCSIDTGSGSVTGIGAACERLDIDIGSGGVRLAETSAGSISVDAGSGGVTLDLRQSPRSVSVESGSGSVTITVPSNFGATVDIETGSGGITTDFPITTNRFARRELHGTIGDGRGRLRVETGSGGVRLLRGN